In the Victivallis sp. Marseille-Q1083 genome, one interval contains:
- a CDS encoding RNA polymerase sigma factor — protein sequence MAGKKNIAQRSDEELVADFKAGKVEVFDEIVDRYSARLYQTSYALLSDHHDAEEVVQDTFVRAYRALPNFRGDSSLSTWLQRIATNLSRNKYHWNRRRGAEVNQSLSREVSDMEEGRNEEVALPDETRVPDRLVGGQETEEAVYEGFDELPDSVRETMVLRHIQEFSYEQIAEALHCKVGTVKSRIARGRDLLINILKKHEVV from the coding sequence ATGGCGGGAAAGAAAAATATCGCCCAGCGCAGTGATGAAGAGCTGGTTGCCGACTTCAAAGCCGGGAAGGTCGAGGTGTTCGATGAGATTGTCGATCGTTACTCGGCGCGGCTTTATCAGACCAGCTATGCTTTGTTGTCGGATCATCACGATGCCGAGGAGGTGGTGCAGGATACTTTTGTCCGGGCCTATCGGGCGTTGCCGAATTTCCGCGGCGATTCGAGTTTGTCGACTTGGCTGCAGCGGATTGCGACGAATCTTTCGCGCAACAAGTATCACTGGAACCGGCGGCGCGGCGCGGAGGTCAATCAGAGCTTGAGCCGTGAGGTCAGCGATATGGAGGAGGGGCGCAACGAAGAGGTGGCGCTGCCGGACGAGACGCGGGTGCCGGACAGGCTGGTCGGCGGCCAGGAGACGGAAGAAGCCGTCTATGAAGGATTTGATGAATTGCCGGATTCGGTGCGCGAAACGATGGTTCTGCGCCACATCCAGGAATTCAGTTATGAGCAGATTGCCGAGGCGCTGCATTGCAAGGTCGGGACGGTCAAATCCCGCATTGCGCGTGGCCGCGACCTTCTGATCAATATATTGAAAAAACATGAAGTTGTATGA
- a CDS encoding SGNH/GDSL hydrolase family protein, with product MPKKPTAVARLDKNMGTRAAPLAGLASYDSRDERFFRLGGFPWYAPDNRLFRRLPPATSFTPPNPAIDQLAGHTAGGQLRFRCNSRRVVVEVQLTGVAAMDHMPQTGSSGFDLYVAGGDLKWQFAGVSRFAVGSTAYCCELFNHSERRMRNFLLHFPLYNGVESLRLRLDEETVFEAPPAWRQPLPVILYGTSITQGGCASRPGMAYGNILSRRLNQPVINFGFSGNGRGEAAMAELIATLPPPAMYLLDYEANAESFENLTATLPEFIAVLRRRAPQVPIVVLSRLAFAGDHPLVAPAKAVVSRAVRLYCRDAQRRIVEQLRREGDRHLRFIDGGTLLGRRFDDCTVDGVHPNDLGFQRIAARLEKLLFTAAGAEPAEAKNSGGIFGK from the coding sequence ATGCCGAAAAAACCGACCGCCGTCGCCCGCCTGGATAAAAATATGGGCACCAGAGCCGCACCACTTGCCGGCCTGGCGTCGTACGACTCCCGGGATGAGCGTTTTTTCCGGCTCGGCGGTTTTCCCTGGTATGCGCCGGACAACCGGCTTTTCCGCCGCTTGCCGCCGGCGACTTCTTTCACTCCGCCGAATCCGGCGATCGATCAGCTGGCCGGCCACACCGCCGGCGGACAGTTGCGGTTCCGCTGCAATTCGCGACGGGTCGTCGTCGAAGTGCAGTTGACCGGCGTGGCCGCGATGGACCATATGCCGCAGACCGGCAGCAGCGGTTTCGATCTCTATGTGGCCGGCGGCGATTTGAAATGGCAATTCGCCGGCGTCAGCCGTTTTGCCGTCGGCAGCACCGCGTATTGCTGTGAATTGTTCAATCATTCCGAACGGCGGATGCGCAATTTCCTGCTTCATTTCCCGCTTTACAACGGCGTCGAATCGCTGCGGCTGCGGCTGGATGAGGAGACCGTGTTTGAAGCGCCGCCGGCCTGGCGTCAGCCGCTGCCGGTCATTCTGTACGGCACTTCGATCACCCAGGGCGGCTGTGCGTCGCGTCCGGGAATGGCTTATGGCAACATCCTGAGCCGCCGGCTCAACCAGCCGGTCATCAATTTCGGTTTTTCCGGCAACGGCCGCGGCGAAGCGGCGATGGCGGAACTGATCGCCACGCTGCCGCCGCCGGCCATGTATCTGCTGGATTATGAAGCCAATGCCGAAAGTTTTGAAAATCTGACTGCCACGCTGCCGGAATTTATCGCGGTTTTGCGGCGGCGGGCGCCGCAAGTGCCGATCGTCGTCCTCTCCCGGCTCGCCTTTGCCGGCGATCATCCGCTGGTCGCGCCGGCAAAGGCGGTGGTCAGCCGCGCCGTCCGGCTCTATTGCCGGGACGCCCAGCGGCGGATCGTCGAACAGTTGCGGCGCGAAGGCGACCGCCATTTGCGTTTCATCGACGGCGGCACCCTGCTGGGGCGCCGTTTTGACGACTGTACCGTCGATGGAGTCCACCCCAACGATCTGGGATTTCAGCGCATTGCCGCGCGGCTCGAAAAGCTGCTTTTCACCGCGGCCGGGGCGGAACCGGCGGAAGCGAAGAATTCCGGGGGGATTTTCGGGAAATAG
- a CDS encoding Hsp33 family molecular chaperone HslO, producing MNDYLIRGVLKAFNVRFVLAGTTRLVQDAVIAHDTDPAAAQIFSDALTAAALLAPLLTGEERYTIRWEYPGTAGGLLADVNAAADVRGLPSNPHLMAEGDRADKEKLFGDGDGMIAVTKSVAGKVLNTGQTKAPLAQPSADIAFFLSLSDQVESEMVTVTRFNADPANPVHTAGGMLLQAMPDCDLERFEVMRRKLGQPAVKELLLNNCSPLETRLRRILAELLAPDSLEEADVNYEFGPEPGFRCSCSEEKMRQAMLVLGMDDLKQLFTERDSVAVCCNFCRRKYTFTQKDFFST from the coding sequence GTGAATGATTATCTGATACGCGGGGTTTTGAAAGCGTTTAACGTGCGTTTTGTGCTGGCGGGGACGACCCGGCTGGTGCAGGATGCGGTTATTGCGCACGATACCGACCCGGCTGCCGCCCAGATCTTTTCCGATGCGCTGACGGCGGCGGCTCTGCTGGCGCCGCTTTTGACCGGGGAGGAACGTTATACGATCCGCTGGGAATATCCCGGTACGGCCGGGGGGCTGCTTGCCGATGTCAACGCCGCCGCCGACGTGCGCGGTTTGCCTTCGAATCCGCATTTGATGGCGGAGGGCGACCGGGCAGACAAGGAAAAACTTTTCGGTGACGGCGACGGGATGATTGCCGTTACCAAGTCGGTGGCCGGCAAAGTTCTCAATACCGGCCAGACCAAGGCGCCGCTGGCGCAGCCGTCGGCGGACATCGCTTTTTTTCTGTCGCTCAGCGATCAGGTGGAAAGCGAAATGGTCACGGTGACGCGGTTCAATGCGGACCCGGCCAATCCGGTGCATACTGCCGGAGGGATGCTGTTGCAGGCGATGCCGGATTGTGATCTTGAGCGTTTTGAAGTGATGCGGCGGAAGTTGGGACAGCCGGCAGTGAAGGAGTTGCTGCTGAACAACTGTTCGCCGCTGGAAACACGTTTGCGGCGGATTCTGGCCGAATTGCTGGCACCGGATTCGCTGGAGGAGGCGGACGTCAATTATGAATTCGGGCCGGAGCCCGGATTCCGCTGCAGTTGTTCGGAGGAGAAAATGCGCCAGGCGATGCTGGTGCTGGGGATGGACGATTTGAAGCAATTGTTCACCGAGCGGGACAGTGTGGCGGTTTGCTGTAATTTTTGCCGTCGGAAATATACTTTTACCCAAAAAGATTTCTTTTCGACGTAA
- a CDS encoding HAD-IIA family hydrolase, with product MKFLDFWVKNQERYQALLFDIDGTLIAGRHLMPGADQMLRWLRENRYPFFLLTNDGNHSTLEKSMLLASNGLKIAPEEILSCADALVEVVEERRLHDQKFFILGDLGNPCYAFRAGLQPTRELAELDSCTGVICGEGRYDWYDHIQAVFNFFRRHPDRLFIVPNPDGCWPGAPNGDFGIGAGGVARFIASLLAEMNLDIPIHYLGKPYPAIYDYALHRLRQKFQLQLNDRRRVMMLGDSLLSDIRGANWSGLESGLLLTGITSPELAAAATAEFKPNLQFESFI from the coding sequence GTGAAATTTCTCGATTTCTGGGTTAAAAATCAGGAGCGTTATCAGGCGCTCCTTTTCGATATCGACGGCACTTTGATCGCCGGCCGGCACCTGATGCCGGGTGCCGACCAGATGCTCCGGTGGCTGCGGGAAAACCGCTACCCGTTTTTTCTGCTGACCAACGACGGCAACCATTCGACGCTGGAAAAAAGCATGCTGCTGGCCAGCAACGGGTTGAAAATCGCCCCGGAAGAGATCCTTTCCTGCGCCGACGCGCTCGTCGAAGTGGTCGAGGAACGACGGCTCCACGACCAGAAGTTTTTCATTCTCGGCGACCTCGGCAACCCCTGTTATGCGTTCCGCGCCGGTTTGCAGCCGACCCGGGAACTGGCGGAGCTGGACTCCTGTACCGGCGTTATTTGCGGTGAAGGCCGTTACGACTGGTACGATCATATCCAGGCAGTGTTCAATTTTTTCCGCCGTCATCCGGACCGCCTGTTCATCGTTCCCAACCCGGACGGCTGCTGGCCCGGCGCGCCGAACGGCGATTTCGGCATCGGCGCCGGCGGCGTCGCCCGGTTCATCGCCAGTTTGCTGGCGGAGATGAATCTTGACATTCCGATTCATTACCTCGGCAAACCCTATCCGGCCATTTACGATTATGCCCTGCACCGGCTGCGGCAGAAATTCCAGTTGCAACTCAACGACCGCCGCCGGGTCATGATGCTGGGAGATTCGCTGCTGTCGGATATCCGCGGCGCCAACTGGAGCGGGCTGGAATCGGGGCTACTGCTGACCGGCATCACTTCGCCGGAATTGGCGGCCGCCGCAACGGCCGAATTCAAACCGAACCTGCAATTCGAATCCTTTATCTAG
- a CDS encoding NifU family protein, protein MDDLNKKITDRLEELRIHLQADGGDLEIIGIDGKVVQLRLQGACGCCPHATMTIKNGLERILREEIDPEIEIERVI, encoded by the coding sequence ATGGACGATTTGAATAAAAAAATTACCGATCGTTTGGAAGAATTGCGGATTCATCTGCAGGCCGACGGCGGCGATTTGGAGATCATCGGCATTGATGGCAAGGTGGTTCAGTTGCGCCTGCAGGGAGCCTGCGGCTGCTGTCCGCATGCGACGATGACGATCAAAAATGGTCTGGAGCGTATTCTGCGTGAAGAGATCGATCCGGAAATTGAGATCGAGCGGGTGATCTGA
- a CDS encoding HD domain-containing protein: MMCDVDWVNNFAELAKQVRRHLEEAPGCHDFDHTQRVLRNAELLLPECADADVQVVRFASLLHDIARPEELAMKGEICHAALGAKLAAQLLRRYDLPEAFVCAVADAVEHHRYRSSSPPTTVEARIVYDADKLDSLGATGVGRAFLFAGRVGARLHNTSEEAFDGEAYGREDTAYREFLVKLRYLPSQMLTAPGRRLAAERLKVMEAFFEQLNREVYG; encoded by the coding sequence ATGATGTGTGACGTGGATTGGGTGAATAATTTTGCCGAACTGGCCAAACAAGTCAGGCGCCATCTGGAAGAGGCGCCGGGCTGCCATGATTTCGACCATACCCAGCGGGTACTGCGCAATGCCGAGCTGCTGCTGCCGGAATGTGCCGACGCCGATGTCCAGGTGGTGCGTTTCGCCTCGCTGCTCCACGACATCGCCCGGCCGGAAGAGCTGGCGATGAAGGGGGAAATTTGCCATGCCGCACTGGGCGCGAAACTGGCGGCACAACTGCTGCGCAGATACGATCTGCCCGAGGCGTTCGTCTGCGCGGTGGCGGATGCGGTGGAACACCACCGCTACCGGAGCAGTTCGCCGCCGACAACGGTGGAAGCGCGGATCGTTTACGACGCCGACAAGCTCGATTCGCTCGGCGCCACCGGCGTCGGGCGGGCATTTCTGTTTGCCGGCCGGGTCGGAGCGCGGCTGCACAATACCAGCGAAGAAGCGTTCGACGGGGAAGCCTACGGCCGGGAAGACACCGCGTACCGGGAATTCCTGGTGAAATTGCGTTACCTGCCAAGCCAGATGTTGACGGCTCCCGGCCGGCGGCTGGCCGCCGAGCGTCTGAAAGTGATGGAAGCCTTTTTCGAACAATTGAACCGGGAGGTATACGGATGA
- a CDS encoding DNA translocase FtsK: MAVSTIKSETKTPKHGGTFLRLRHFLLLLATLLLTLAIFSHAPGDYAVIQGGSDGPPSNWIGSVGANLSCLAFYLFGLGSYVLVVVLALGALRIVLPRGERRHGYWPGVLVLTLGATLLFALNPNMFVEQTEALGIGRQNRPESVLSGGTIGQVLVAPQADQLPPGCLRQLIGPVGSAIVGWALTLLGVLLIYLTDWRDIVKWALQRRESVELASKPAATLSERLAIFHNVNAALKELCRRPGPAAAVPAADALPVNMPIPAAPPQAPLPPVAPPPPPVPPASVPVPAPVEDEAEPEPEPAMAAKTPPARPYANPFARVENRSVEASAAGEDDILTTAPIPNTEPLERGKDLSAPRGKEFVLPPASMLSRGFESNGESPETIEASKAKLQRTLQSFKVDATVTGHLSGPRITRFEVSLEEGVKVDKISKLDRNIAMDLEAKHVRILAPIPGRNVVGVEVPNREAQAVFLRSVMESQEWLESRGEIPIVLGKDVSGKAVVLDLARAPHLLIAGATGSGKSVCMNTLIMSLLFKFKPDELRLILVDPKVVEMEAYKTLPHLITPVVNDASKVPLALRWAVNEMERRYRVLAAARVKNLKGFNSRPQSGEIQWDDEGQPIPEKMPVLIIILDELADVMMSEAKGDVETSIAKIAQKGRAAGIHIVIATQRPSTNIITGVIKANLPTRIAFQVGSLIDSRVILDKPGAETLLGRGDMLFVPPGCADLERIQGAMVDDADIIKIVEFISSQCSQQFDTRVVAEEKEDGDGDEASIDDAPEYGPLVERYLQPGDDSLVARALEVIVVDRKASTSYLQRRLKIGYNRAAELIDLFEERGLVGPAQPGGNKREVLIFDEFAE, translated from the coding sequence ATGGCTGTATCCACAATCAAATCCGAGACGAAAACGCCGAAACATGGCGGTACTTTTCTGCGACTGCGCCATTTTCTGCTGTTGCTGGCGACGCTGCTGCTGACGCTGGCGATTTTTTCCCATGCCCCGGGCGACTATGCCGTCATCCAGGGCGGCAGCGACGGTCCGCCGTCCAACTGGATCGGCAGCGTCGGCGCCAACCTTTCCTGCCTGGCGTTTTACCTGTTCGGCCTGGGCTCTTATGTCCTGGTCGTCGTGCTGGCGCTCGGCGCTTTGCGCATCGTCCTGCCGCGCGGCGAACGCCGCCACGGCTACTGGCCCGGCGTTCTGGTGCTGACGCTCGGTGCCACGCTGCTTTTCGCCCTCAATCCGAATATGTTCGTCGAACAGACCGAAGCGCTCGGCATCGGCCGGCAGAACCGGCCGGAATCGGTGCTTTCCGGCGGGACCATCGGGCAGGTACTGGTGGCGCCGCAGGCCGATCAGTTGCCGCCCGGCTGCCTGCGTCAACTGATCGGTCCGGTCGGCAGCGCCATCGTCGGTTGGGCCTTGACGCTGCTCGGCGTGCTGCTGATTTATCTGACCGATTGGCGGGATATTGTCAAATGGGCGCTGCAGAGGCGCGAGTCGGTGGAATTGGCGTCGAAACCGGCGGCTACTTTGAGTGAGCGGCTGGCGATTTTTCACAATGTCAATGCGGCGTTGAAGGAGCTGTGCCGGCGGCCGGGACCGGCGGCCGCTGTGCCGGCCGCCGATGCGCTGCCGGTCAATATGCCGATTCCGGCGGCGCCGCCGCAAGCGCCCCTGCCGCCGGTCGCGCCGCCACCTCCTCCTGTGCCGCCGGCGTCTGTTCCGGTTCCGGCGCCGGTTGAGGATGAGGCGGAACCGGAGCCGGAGCCGGCGATGGCGGCGAAGACGCCGCCGGCCAGGCCGTACGCCAATCCGTTTGCCAGAGTGGAAAACCGCAGCGTGGAAGCATCCGCCGCCGGTGAAGACGACATTCTGACCACTGCGCCGATTCCGAATACCGAACCGCTGGAGCGCGGCAAGGATCTTTCGGCGCCGCGCGGCAAGGAGTTTGTGCTGCCGCCGGCTTCGATGCTGAGCCGCGGTTTCGAATCCAACGGTGAAAGCCCGGAGACGATTGAAGCGTCCAAAGCGAAACTGCAGCGCACTCTGCAGAGCTTCAAAGTCGATGCCACCGTCACCGGCCACCTGTCCGGCCCGCGGATTACCCGTTTTGAAGTCAGTCTGGAAGAGGGGGTCAAAGTCGATAAGATTTCCAAGCTCGACCGCAATATCGCGATGGACCTGGAGGCCAAGCACGTCCGTATCCTGGCGCCGATTCCGGGCCGGAATGTCGTCGGGGTCGAAGTGCCGAACCGGGAAGCCCAGGCGGTTTTCCTGCGTTCGGTGATGGAATCCCAGGAGTGGTTGGAGAGCCGCGGCGAAATTCCGATCGTGCTCGGCAAGGATGTTTCCGGCAAGGCGGTGGTGCTCGACCTGGCCCGGGCGCCGCATCTCCTGATCGCCGGCGCCACCGGCAGCGGCAAAAGCGTCTGCATGAATACGCTGATCATGAGTTTGTTGTTCAAATTCAAGCCCGATGAACTCCGTCTGATCCTGGTCGACCCCAAGGTGGTGGAAATGGAGGCCTATAAAACCCTGCCGCACCTGATCACCCCGGTGGTCAACGACGCCAGCAAAGTGCCGCTGGCGCTGCGCTGGGCGGTCAATGAGATGGAGCGGCGTTATCGGGTGCTGGCCGCTGCCCGGGTCAAGAATCTCAAGGGATTCAATTCGCGCCCGCAGTCCGGGGAAATTCAGTGGGACGACGAAGGGCAGCCGATTCCGGAAAAAATGCCGGTGCTGATCATCATCCTCGACGAATTGGCCGACGTGATGATGAGCGAGGCCAAAGGCGATGTCGAGACGTCGATTGCCAAGATCGCCCAGAAGGGACGGGCGGCCGGCATCCATATCGTCATCGCCACCCAGCGGCCGTCGACCAACATCATCACCGGCGTGATCAAGGCCAACTTGCCGACCCGGATCGCCTTCCAGGTCGGTTCGCTGATCGACAGCCGGGTGATTCTGGATAAACCGGGCGCTGAAACGCTGCTCGGGCGCGGCGACATGTTGTTCGTGCCGCCGGGCTGCGCCGATCTGGAGCGTATCCAGGGGGCGATGGTGGACGACGCCGACATCATCAAGATCGTCGAATTTATTTCCAGCCAGTGCAGCCAGCAGTTCGATACCCGGGTGGTGGCTGAGGAAAAAGAGGACGGCGACGGCGATGAGGCGTCGATCGACGATGCGCCGGAATATGGACCGCTGGTGGAAAGGTACCTGCAGCCGGGCGACGATTCGCTGGTGGCGCGGGCGCTGGAAGTCATCGTCGTCGACCGCAAGGCGAGTACGAGTTATCTGCAGCGGCGGCTGAAGATCGGTTACAACCGGGCGGCGGAATTGATCGATTTGTTCGAAGAGCGCGGATTGGTCGGGCCGGCCCAGCCGGGCGGCAATAAACGCGAGGTGTTGATCTTCGACGAGTTCGCCGAGTAA
- the pdxB gene encoding 4-phosphoerythronate dehydrogenase PdxB: MLAIVDDKIPFLAQVLEPCGIKVRYLPGAAITAADVRDADLLLVRTRTRCDAALLAASRVRFVGSATIGIDHLDTDYLDRRGIRWCNAPGCNAASVAQYVVSVLVNYAVHFHRPLAGLTFGIIGAGNVGSRVAAAARALGMRVLLNDPPRAEREQDGRFLPLDVLLPQADVISMHVPLVDSGRHPSRHLAGEKFFEQLPPGTLLLNSGRGEVVDSEALKRALQRQSLTAVLDVWENEPAIDRTLQELLWLGTPHIAGYSLDGKANGTAQVVRALAEFFQLPLRDFRPADLPAPPRSILHLPDGLPPAEELQRAVNFSYDVRRDDAALRRDPGCFEFYRGNYPRRREFGAFTIHNASAAVAGVLSELGFQG, from the coding sequence ATGCTCGCCATCGTCGACGATAAAATCCCGTTCCTCGCCCAGGTTCTTGAACCCTGCGGGATCAAGGTGCGTTATCTGCCCGGCGCCGCCATCACTGCCGCCGATGTCCGGGATGCCGATTTATTGCTGGTCCGGACCCGGACCCGTTGCGACGCCGCGCTGTTGGCGGCCTCCCGGGTCCGTTTTGTCGGCAGCGCCACGATCGGCATCGACCACCTGGATACCGATTACCTCGACCGGCGGGGCATCCGGTGGTGCAATGCGCCGGGCTGCAACGCCGCCAGCGTCGCCCAATACGTCGTCAGCGTACTGGTCAACTACGCCGTCCACTTTCACCGGCCGCTGGCCGGGCTGACGTTCGGCATCATCGGCGCCGGCAATGTCGGCAGCCGGGTCGCAGCGGCGGCCCGCGCCCTCGGCATGCGCGTCCTGCTCAACGATCCGCCCCGGGCGGAACGGGAACAGGACGGCCGCTTCCTGCCGCTGGACGTCCTGCTGCCGCAGGCGGATGTAATTTCCATGCATGTGCCACTGGTCGACAGCGGCCGTCATCCGAGCCGTCATTTGGCCGGCGAGAAATTCTTCGAACAACTGCCGCCCGGAACTCTGCTGCTCAACTCCGGCCGCGGCGAAGTCGTCGACAGCGAAGCGCTGAAACGGGCTTTGCAGCGGCAGTCGCTGACCGCGGTACTGGATGTCTGGGAAAATGAGCCGGCGATCGACCGGACGCTGCAGGAGCTGCTCTGGCTCGGCACGCCGCACATCGCCGGGTATTCCCTCGACGGCAAAGCCAACGGCACCGCGCAGGTGGTCCGGGCGCTGGCGGAATTTTTTCAATTGCCCTTGCGGGATTTCCGGCCGGCGGACCTGCCGGCGCCGCCGCGAAGCATATTGCATCTGCCGGACGGCCTGCCGCCGGCGGAAGAATTGCAACGGGCGGTCAATTTTTCCTATGATGTCCGCCGGGACGACGCAGCATTGCGCCGGGATCCCGGTTGTTTTGAATTTTATCGGGGCAATTATCCGCGGCGCCGGGAATTCGGCGCATTTACCATTCACAACGCGTCGGCTGCGGTGGCCGGCGTATTGAGCGAATTGGGATTTCAAGGTTAA
- a CDS encoding TIGR00730 family Rossman fold protein gives MNIKSICVFCGSNTGRDAEAAALTVSLGALLARRQIELVYGGADCGLMGQLADAALAHGGRVVGIIPEELNRRIGHRHLSELIVVGDMRQRKRLMLERADALIALPGGIGTLEELFEALTLLQLGMSEKPCGILNVNGFYDDLLRFLDHLTVEKFLRSEHRDMLQVAAAPRELLEKLTAFQAVHVNKWCN, from the coding sequence TTGAATATCAAAAGTATTTGCGTATTTTGCGGCTCGAATACCGGACGCGACGCCGAAGCCGCGGCGCTGACGGTGTCGCTTGGCGCCCTGCTGGCCCGCCGGCAAATCGAGCTGGTCTACGGCGGCGCGGACTGCGGACTGATGGGCCAACTGGCCGACGCGGCGCTGGCGCACGGCGGCCGGGTCGTCGGCATTATTCCGGAAGAATTGAACCGCCGGATCGGCCACCGGCACTTGAGCGAATTGATCGTCGTCGGGGACATGCGGCAGCGGAAACGGCTGATGCTGGAACGGGCCGACGCCCTGATCGCGCTGCCCGGCGGCATCGGAACGCTCGAAGAGCTGTTCGAAGCGCTGACGCTGCTGCAACTGGGCATGTCGGAGAAGCCGTGCGGCATTTTGAATGTCAACGGCTTTTATGACGACTTGCTGCGTTTTCTCGATCATCTGACGGTGGAAAAATTTCTGCGCAGCGAGCATCGCGACATGCTCCAGGTGGCCGCCGCTCCGCGGGAACTGTTGGAAAAACTTACCGCGTTTCAAGCGGTTCATGTGAACAAATGGTGTAATTGA
- a CDS encoding polysaccharide deacetylase family protein, producing the protein MFEKTVILSFDDAVSNHASFVAPLLKQLGFHATFFVCEFPPDFATNQEQYMTWRQIRSLCDDGFEIGNHTLNHTGVETLSAEAFAAELEALERKLAANGIPPARTFAYPGGPGAARLHPVLHAKGYRFARTAAGRPWRFFTDDPYDVPAYAVHGEETEFFRAITEAEPDCMPVLLYHGVPEFSHPWVNTDPTVFEREMRYLADRQYRVLSFADLPAPISPKTSGPPPEQ; encoded by the coding sequence ATGTTTGAGAAAACAGTCATCCTCAGCTTTGACGACGCGGTATCGAATCACGCCTCGTTCGTCGCGCCGCTGCTGAAACAACTGGGCTTCCATGCCACGTTCTTCGTCTGCGAATTTCCGCCGGATTTTGCGACGAATCAGGAACAATACATGACCTGGCGGCAAATCCGTTCCCTGTGCGATGACGGTTTTGAAATCGGCAATCATACGTTGAATCATACCGGAGTGGAAACACTCTCCGCCGAGGCATTCGCTGCAGAACTCGAAGCGCTGGAACGGAAATTGGCTGCCAACGGCATCCCCCCGGCCCGCACATTTGCCTATCCGGGCGGGCCGGGCGCTGCGCGGCTCCATCCGGTGCTGCACGCCAAAGGCTACCGATTCGCCCGGACGGCAGCCGGACGGCCGTGGCGATTCTTCACCGACGATCCCTATGATGTGCCGGCTTATGCCGTGCACGGCGAGGAGACGGAATTTTTCCGGGCGATCACCGAAGCGGAACCGGATTGTATGCCGGTATTGCTCTATCACGGCGTCCCCGAATTCTCTCATCCGTGGGTCAATACCGATCCGACAGTTTTTGAGCGGGAGATGCGTTATCTGGCAGACCGCCAATACCGGGTATTGTCCTTTGCCGATCTGCCAGCCCCAATATCGCCTAAAACGTCCGGGCCGCCACCGGAACAATAG
- a CDS encoding YunC family protein, producing MVETIKIDGHEFTGYQIPTEHGTILLLQGARGFLGCGYFNIETADKMREHVAIVRGVKTFDDMLAAPVAACSSAAANLGLRPGMSGRDALLKLV from the coding sequence ATGGTTGAAACGATCAAAATCGACGGACACGAATTTACCGGCTACCAAATTCCGACGGAGCACGGTACCATTCTGTTGCTGCAGGGCGCCCGCGGCTTTCTCGGCTGCGGTTATTTCAACATCGAAACGGCCGATAAAATGCGGGAACACGTCGCCATCGTCCGCGGCGTCAAAACATTCGACGATATGCTTGCCGCGCCGGTGGCGGCCTGCAGCAGTGCCGCCGCAAACCTCGGCCTCCGCCCCGGCATGTCCGGCCGCGACGCGCTGTTGAAACTGGTTTGA